A region from the Bacillus sp. Marseille-P3661 genome encodes:
- a CDS encoding ABC transporter substrate-binding protein, which yields MATWLKKRMLATSLLLVFVLMMAACGGQFATESNSSSSSSSESQSSGETEEEVIKIGAIFAETGPASTLGKTQANYVKVLQKQLDEEGTINGKKIEIIMQDYETDDTKAVVAADKLISEGVVAVVGATQASTSMAILPKVTAAGIPLMTVAPVAPETEGIYQMAPSNITSSEMMVDFLKKRNITKVAWINARDGFGVDGLPYFEEAAKQNNIEIVAHEEFDATATDMTIQLTNIRKSNPEAIIVWSRTPGAGIVARNFKSLGFDIPMIQSSASANQGFLDQVKDNNENIFVIGSKLSVVDQLPDGDQKDRLAKLREDYRAVHNSDPDNFTAHAADGFNLILEAIRAGNTTPEAIHEYFKNEVTEHPGLTGTFNLQSDHVGPQQDGFSILSIENNQWKYNE from the coding sequence ATGGCTACATGGTTAAAAAAGAGAATGTTGGCTACTAGTCTATTACTTGTTTTTGTTTTAATGATGGCAGCATGCGGAGGTCAATTTGCAACAGAATCTAATTCAAGTAGTAGTAGCAGTAGTGAAAGTCAATCTAGTGGTGAAACAGAGGAAGAGGTGATCAAGATTGGTGCAATTTTTGCTGAAACTGGTCCAGCCTCTACTCTTGGTAAGACGCAAGCAAATTACGTGAAGGTACTTCAAAAACAACTAGACGAAGAAGGAACAATTAATGGGAAGAAGATTGAAATCATTATGCAAGACTATGAAACTGACGATACAAAAGCCGTAGTTGCAGCTGATAAATTGATTTCTGAAGGTGTGGTAGCTGTTGTCGGCGCTACTCAAGCAAGTACATCAATGGCAATTTTACCAAAAGTAACAGCAGCAGGGATTCCATTAATGACTGTTGCTCCTGTTGCACCAGAAACAGAAGGGATCTATCAAATGGCACCTAGTAATATAACTAGTAGTGAGATGATGGTTGATTTCTTGAAGAAACGTAACATAACAAAAGTTGCTTGGATAAATGCGCGCGATGGTTTTGGTGTTGATGGTCTTCCATATTTTGAAGAAGCAGCAAAACAAAATAATATTGAAATCGTAGCTCATGAAGAATTTGATGCTACAGCAACAGACATGACAATTCAATTGACGAATATACGCAAAAGCAACCCTGAAGCAATTATCGTATGGTCAAGAACACCTGGTGCCGGAATTGTTGCACGAAATTTCAAATCACTTGGCTTTGATATTCCAATGATTCAATCGAGTGCGTCTGCTAACCAAGGATTCTTAGACCAAGTAAAGGATAATAATGAAAATATTTTTGTAATTGGTAGTAAATTAAGTGTTGTTGATCAATTACCTGATGGTGATCAAAAAGATCGCTTAGCCAAGTTACGAGAAGATTATCGTGCTGTTCACAACAGTGATCCAGATAACTTTACAGCACACGCTGCCGATGGTTTTAATTTAATTCTTGAAGCAATAAGAGCTGGAAATACAACTCCTGAAGCAATTCATGAATACTTCAAGAACGAAGTTACTGAACATCCTGGCCTGACTGGTACATTCAATCTGCAATCCGATCATGTTGGACCACAGCAAGATGGATTCTCAATACTATCAATCGAGAATAATCAATGGAAATATAACGAATAA
- a CDS encoding ABC transporter ATP-binding protein has translation MTTLLEVKGLTKQFGGVVAVSDVSFEVNKGEIVAVIGPNGAGKTTLFNMISCFNLPTRGEVFYKGKKLTGQKVPVLAQLGISRTFQNLQIFENMTVLENVMMGTHVKLNTNVLSAAFRLPRIKKDEKIAYELALEVIKMVELEDLMFEKAGQLSYGRQKQLEFARAIVYEPEFIMLDEPMAGLNDTETNKMAGYIQKLKQKGHSFLFVEHKMATVMELADRIVVIDFGKKIAEGTPEEIQKNEKVIAAYLGEEAV, from the coding sequence ATGACGACGTTACTTGAAGTAAAAGGTCTAACTAAGCAGTTTGGTGGTGTTGTGGCGGTATCGGATGTGAGTTTCGAAGTGAATAAAGGGGAAATTGTCGCGGTTATTGGCCCGAATGGAGCTGGTAAGACGACGTTGTTTAATATGATATCTTGTTTCAATCTACCTACTAGAGGGGAGGTGTTTTATAAAGGAAAAAAGCTTACTGGTCAAAAAGTTCCTGTATTAGCTCAGTTAGGAATCTCAAGGACTTTCCAGAATCTACAAATATTTGAAAATATGACAGTACTTGAAAATGTAATGATGGGTACTCATGTAAAATTAAATACGAATGTTCTAAGTGCAGCATTCAGGCTTCCGCGTATTAAAAAAGACGAAAAAATAGCCTATGAACTTGCATTGGAAGTTATAAAGATGGTTGAGCTGGAGGATTTAATGTTTGAAAAAGCGGGTCAACTGTCTTATGGCCGTCAAAAACAATTGGAATTTGCTAGAGCAATTGTCTATGAACCGGAGTTTATAATGTTAGATGAACCGATGGCAGGTCTAAATGACACAGAAACCAATAAAATGGCAGGATATATTCAAAAGTTAAAACAAAAAGGCCACTCGTTCCTGTTTGTTGAACATAAAATGGCGACCGTAATGGAGTTAGCTGATCGTATTGTAGTAATTGATTTTGGTAAAAAGATTGCCGAAGGAACACCAGAAGAAATTCAAAAGAATGAGAAGGTTATTGCTGCTTATTTAGGTGAGGAGGCTGTTTAA
- a CDS encoding MBL fold metallo-hydrolase: MIDYLGIERITINLPFRLNHVHCFLAEGENGWKVIDTGLHNESAVQAWKEHITNKKISDIIITHYHPDHFGYAGQLQRLTSANVWMTECDSILSRELWSSEASEKLTHLYKECGFSPETVGKLANVNPQIYPFPEITGYLDEGDQIKFGKFEYEIIYTPGHADGLFCLYNKEKSILLSTDHILPEITPNISLKFTGEKNPLGSYFASLAKIKALNVDFAVPSHGDPFYNVNQRIQEIEDHHIERLEKMLEIISTPKTAMEVCKEIFRRDLTLHELRFAIGETLSHLEYLIDQNKCKKEMINEIWYYCKN; the protein is encoded by the coding sequence TTGATAGATTATCTAGGTATTGAACGTATAACAATAAACCTCCCGTTTAGATTAAATCATGTGCATTGTTTTCTTGCTGAAGGGGAGAATGGTTGGAAAGTAATAGACACTGGTTTGCATAATGAATCAGCAGTGCAAGCTTGGAAGGAACACATTACAAATAAAAAAATTTCGGATATTATTATTACTCATTATCATCCAGATCATTTTGGATATGCGGGGCAATTGCAAAGACTAACTTCAGCAAATGTTTGGATGACTGAGTGTGATTCCATCCTAAGTCGAGAATTATGGTCTAGCGAGGCAAGCGAAAAGCTTACGCATCTATACAAAGAATGTGGGTTCTCTCCGGAGACTGTAGGGAAATTAGCAAATGTAAATCCGCAAATCTATCCTTTTCCTGAGATAACAGGTTATTTAGATGAAGGCGATCAAATCAAGTTTGGAAAGTTTGAATATGAAATTATTTATACGCCAGGCCATGCAGACGGGCTATTTTGTTTATATAATAAAGAAAAAAGTATATTACTTTCAACTGATCATATCTTACCCGAAATAACACCAAATATCTCTCTGAAATTTACAGGCGAAAAAAACCCTTTAGGTTCTTATTTTGCATCATTAGCAAAAATTAAAGCACTTAATGTAGATTTTGCAGTTCCTTCACATGGAGACCCTTTTTATAATGTCAATCAAAGGATCCAGGAAATAGAAGATCACCACATTGAAAGGTTAGAAAAAATGCTAGAAATTATTTCTACTCCTAAAACTGCAATGGAAGTATGTAAGGAAATATTTAGAAGAGATCTAACATTACATGAGTTACGGTTTGCAATAGGGGAAACTCTATCGCATTTAGAGTACCTAATTGACCAAAATAAATGTAAAAAGGAAATGATTAATGAAATATGGTACTATTGTAAAAATTAA
- a CDS encoding branched-chain amino acid ABC transporter permease, whose amino-acid sequence MTKLENVLYGNRLKPLLFLIAIVLILPFVIASQYIFTILILIGIYTIVTIGLSLLIGYAGQISLGHAAFFGIGAYVSGILTATYHVSPWIAMIIGMVATFGIAYIIGIPILRLKGHFLALATIGINIIVFIFMLGFNDLTGGAAGLVGIPTLSIFGFSLAHKVFFYYFVWLVAILTLILSTNIVRSHVGRLLRSIHDSEIATETLGVQVSKYKVAIFALSAAFASIAGSLYAHYITFIAPPTFYITKSILFLIMVMVGGASSLWGAVIGTTIIMFLNEIIRYVGHEYFGISGEVEIVVYGLIIILMMMYMPKGLMNILAQFGSKNKRHKQQSIIEKESVTQQEGA is encoded by the coding sequence ATGACTAAGTTGGAAAATGTCTTATATGGTAATCGATTAAAGCCTCTGCTATTTTTAATCGCGATTGTACTGATTTTACCGTTTGTTATAGCATCACAATATATCTTTACAATTTTAATATTAATAGGAATTTACACAATTGTTACAATCGGTTTAAGTTTGCTGATCGGTTATGCTGGTCAAATATCGCTAGGTCATGCTGCGTTTTTCGGAATTGGAGCTTATGTCTCCGGAATATTAACTGCAACGTATCATGTGTCACCTTGGATTGCGATGATTATTGGAATGGTAGCAACGTTTGGAATTGCCTACATTATTGGTATTCCAATTTTGAGATTGAAAGGGCATTTTCTAGCTCTGGCTACGATTGGAATTAATATTATCGTATTTATCTTTATGCTAGGTTTTAATGATCTAACAGGAGGAGCAGCGGGTTTAGTAGGTATTCCCACGCTATCAATTTTCGGATTTTCTTTAGCTCATAAAGTATTTTTCTATTATTTTGTCTGGCTTGTTGCTATCCTGACGCTGATTCTATCTACCAACATCGTACGCTCCCATGTTGGTAGACTATTAAGAAGTATTCATGATAGTGAAATTGCAACAGAAACACTCGGAGTCCAAGTATCAAAATACAAGGTAGCTATTTTTGCTTTAAGTGCCGCATTTGCTTCTATTGCAGGAAGTTTATATGCACATTATATTACGTTTATTGCACCACCTACTTTTTATATAACAAAATCAATCCTGTTTTTAATTATGGTTATGGTTGGAGGAGCTAGTTCACTATGGGGTGCTGTTATTGGAACCACTATCATCATGTTTTTAAATGAAATAATTCGGTATGTGGGTCATGAATATTTTGGAATTAGTGGTGAGGTTGAAATTGTTGTATATGGTTTAATCATTATTTTAATGATGATGTATATGCCGAAAGGTCTAATGAATATTCTCGCGCAATTTGGTTCTAAAAATAAACGACATAAACAACAAAGTATTATTGAGAAAGAAAGTGTTACACAGCAGGAGGGGGCCTAA
- a CDS encoding acyl-CoA thioesterase — MNEYRFDVKWGATDAAGIVFYPNFYKWMDEATHNLFVNSGYQLSKLFAEESIGIPLLEANCQFKSPLRFEDYVTVRTSIREIRNKVLILDHVFSKRDIEVAIGYEVRAWTRFGTIPKAEPVPLEIQNALGYQKSSI, encoded by the coding sequence ATGAATGAATATAGATTTGATGTGAAATGGGGAGCCACTGATGCTGCTGGTATTGTTTTTTATCCTAATTTTTATAAATGGATGGATGAAGCTACACATAACCTTTTTGTAAATAGTGGCTATCAACTTTCAAAACTGTTTGCAGAAGAAAGTATAGGGATACCTTTGCTAGAAGCTAATTGCCAGTTTAAATCACCTCTCCGTTTTGAAGACTATGTTACTGTTCGTACTTCCATTAGGGAAATACGTAATAAAGTGCTAATACTAGACCATGTATTTAGTAAAAGGGATATAGAAGTAGCGATTGGCTATGAGGTACGTGCTTGGACTAGATTTGGAACAATTCCAAAAGCGGAACCTGTTCCGCTTGAAATACAAAATGCGCTTGGATATCAGAAATCATCTATTTAA
- a CDS encoding branched-chain amino acid ABC transporter permease yields the protein MDLLMQYIVTGLTVGSIYALIAIGFVTIYNITGVLNFAQGEFAMIGALTCITFVNAGFPMFVSMILAILVTALIGFIIERTAIQHARNSSVMILIIITIGLSTFLKGMGLIVWGSYPKQLAPIVQMDSINFMGAVINPQSLFVFAVLGILLTVLYVFFDKTYLGSALKASEKNPRAATLMGINTKTMSALAFTLAAALGAIAGIMITPLTDATYEMGFLIGIKGFVGMVIGGMNNISGAVMGALLIGLLEAFSGGFISTFYSDAIVFGLLILVLFFKPNGLFARASGERV from the coding sequence ATGGATCTGCTCATGCAATATATTGTAACAGGATTAACAGTAGGTAGTATATATGCGTTAATTGCGATTGGCTTTGTAACAATCTATAACATTACTGGAGTTTTAAACTTTGCGCAGGGTGAGTTTGCAATGATAGGTGCCCTTACTTGTATTACATTTGTAAATGCTGGTTTTCCAATGTTCGTTTCTATGATTCTAGCAATTCTAGTCACTGCGCTTATTGGGTTTATCATTGAAAGGACAGCTATTCAGCACGCCAGAAACAGCTCGGTGATGATCCTTATTATTATTACCATTGGATTATCCACATTTCTAAAAGGAATGGGTCTTATCGTTTGGGGATCTTATCCTAAACAACTTGCTCCTATAGTCCAAATGGATTCCATTAACTTCATGGGTGCAGTAATTAATCCTCAGAGTCTTTTTGTATTCGCGGTATTAGGTATACTTCTAACAGTACTATATGTGTTTTTTGATAAAACATACCTAGGATCAGCATTAAAGGCAAGTGAAAAGAATCCACGAGCTGCTACTTTAATGGGAATCAATACAAAAACGATGTCAGCATTAGCTTTTACACTTGCAGCTGCGTTAGGTGCAATTGCTGGAATTATGATTACTCCTTTAACGGATGCAACCTATGAAATGGGCTTTTTAATTGGTATTAAAGGCTTTGTTGGAATGGTAATTGGCGGCATGAACAATATTTCTGGGGCTGTAATGGGAGCGCTGTTAATAGGACTGTTGGAAGCGTTTTCAGGTGGTTTCATTTCTACCTTTTATAGTGATGCTATTGTATTTGGATTATTAATTCTTGTATTGTTCTTTAAACCGAATGGCTTGTTTGCTAGAGCTTCGGGTGAAAGAGTATAA
- a CDS encoding enoyl-CoA hydratase-related protein, whose product MNLELISCEIESNVAVVTINRPPMNPLNTTVFSELSTLMAELDTNKAVRAVILTGSGEKAFVAGADIYQMMTLSTIGMMEMNKISRTVFSQIENLSKPVIAAINGLTLGGGLELALVCDFRITSEKARFAFPEIGLGIIPGGGGTQRLQRIVGQGIAKELLFFGEMFDAQRALDINLVHKVVPVEEVLQTAKEWAAKLAEKPVIALRLLKTAVNTGANVDLESGLSIESACFGNAFATEDRKEGMQAFAEKRKPVYTGR is encoded by the coding sequence ATGAATCTTGAATTAATTAGCTGCGAAATTGAAAGTAATGTAGCAGTTGTAACTATTAATCGTCCGCCAATGAATCCATTAAATACAACTGTTTTCTCCGAATTAAGTACGTTAATGGCCGAACTTGATACAAATAAAGCGGTAAGGGCTGTAATTCTAACAGGTAGTGGGGAGAAAGCTTTTGTGGCAGGGGCTGATATTTATCAAATGATGACTCTATCTACGATAGGTATGATGGAAATGAATAAGATTTCACGAACAGTTTTTAGCCAAATTGAAAACCTTTCCAAGCCAGTTATCGCAGCTATTAATGGCTTAACTCTTGGCGGTGGATTAGAACTTGCTTTAGTATGTGACTTCCGTATTACCTCAGAAAAAGCAAGATTTGCATTCCCAGAGATTGGATTAGGTATTATTCCGGGTGGGGGCGGTACACAGCGGCTTCAACGAATTGTAGGGCAAGGAATTGCTAAAGAACTACTATTTTTCGGGGAAATGTTTGATGCACAAAGAGCTTTGGATATAAATTTAGTGCATAAAGTGGTCCCGGTTGAGGAAGTGTTACAAACAGCTAAAGAATGGGCAGCTAAGTTAGCTGAAAAGCCTGTGATTGCTTTACGTCTGTTGAAAACAGCTGTTAATACAGGGGCAAATGTTGACCTAGAGTCAGGTTTATCAATTGAAAGTGCTTGTTTTGGAAATGCATTTGCTACAGAAGATCGCAAAGAAGGGATGCAAGCCTTTGCTGAAAAGAGAAAACCAGTCTATACAGGCCGTTAA